In Labrus mixtus chromosome 22, fLabMix1.1, whole genome shotgun sequence, the genomic window cacattaggaAGTCCAAAGACTGTATGATATCTGACATAATTTCTGctccattttttttcagtttgatttaCAAAGAATATCACCCAAACTACAAGTGGTGCATttaaatgattgtgtgtgtgtgtgtgtgtgtgtgtgtgtgtgtgtgtgtgtgtgtgtgtgtgtgtgtgtgtgtgtgtctgtgtctgtgtctgtgtgtgtgtgtgtgtgtgtgtgtgtgtgtgtgtgtgtgtgtgtgtgtgcgcgtgtgcgtgcgtgcgtgtctgtgtctgtgtctgtgtctgtgtctgtgtctgtgtgtgtagaatCTGGACGACAGTGATTGGACCAACAGCATGTACACCTCCCCCGTCTCTGGACTGGAGAACACCAGCTTCTTCACGGATGACATCGCCAACCTGAGCTCGGCGCTGCTGAAGGAGGACGATCCAGGCGAGGCCGGtgagttcaacaaaaaaatcacgCCGACTCACTCTGTTGCGTCTTTAGTGATTAGTTAGAATTCTAATGTTTACTCTTTACCTTCTTTCATTATTTTAGCGGCTGCCAGTCTTTTCCCAGAGTTCCTCAGTTCCTTTCTGAAACACTCTTCGTCTGCCGTCTTCGAGCTGCTTGAGGATTACCAGAATCTTTGCCAGGACAAGGTAGGCCAGAACCGCTAACGAGCACGTTTAAAACCTGATAACAGGAAGTTAAATACAACCTATTAATgaaacatctcttcagctcACTCCTCAGTCTGATCAGTCGCTTTCTCCCCCATCACGGTTTCTAAGGTGGACGTGCTTCAGTCTGTGGTCCTCAGAGCGGGGCAGAACAGTAAAACAGCAGGAGTCCGCTggctgctgcagcaggagaactGCTCCTGGAGACTCATCACCTCCTTGTACAGGTACCGGTCTGATTTCAGGACCACCGTCTGTCcctgttactgtctgtttgtcttAGTTATCTATCAATGATAACCTgctgtgttcctgcagggatCGAGTGCAGTTGGCGATGGAGGATGATATGATGACAGACATGGTGGTAAGAAAAGTTTatccacacacactcttcaacTTGCAAGaatttaattgatttatttttctacttgaGGTCAGCAGAGACGAGCACAACGTTTGATTTAACTTGTTAGCAAACATCCAGCTCTCATGGAGCAATATttagagttgtgtttttaatctgaGTCATATATAGGCTTTCTCTTTTAGTTCTGTTTTTGGTCTTGTACCCCTGAAATAAATATGTGgctctttatgtttaaaatgctCGGCCTCGTTCACCTTCAAGTCTCTAACCGTGTCGGGGTTTTTGCAGGTTCCAAGTGAGAGTGAGAAGGTCGTGGTGGAGCAGCTTTTTCAGCGGGACTCCGTCATAAGACAGAGTCAGGTAAGAAACATCAAATGTCTGAGGTGaggtgtttattttgtgtgtctCCTTGCTTGTAGTTCACTTCCTGGTTACTGTGTTGCAGCTGGTCGTCGATTGGCTGGAGAGCATCGCCAAAGATCAGATTGGAGATTTTTCAGATAACATCGAATACTACGCCAAAAACGTCTGCTGGTGAGTTCTGAAACTTGAcggtgtctgtttttttaatgtaacacgCCTGCAGCAGCAAAGTGTGTtaactcctgtgtgtgtgtgtgtgtgtgtgtgtgtgtgtgtgtgtgtgtgtgtgtgtgtgtgtgtgtgtgtgtgtgtgtgtgtgtgtgtgtgtgtgtgtgtgtgtgtgtgtgtgtgtgtgtgtgtgtgtgtgtgtgtgtgtgtgtgtgtgtgtgtgtgtgtgtgtgtgtgtgtgtgtgtgtgtgtcagggagaACACCCTCCACGCGCtgaagctgaggaggaagagcgGGTCTGCCTTCACTGTTCCTCTGGTCACTGAGCTGGTGAGgcttgtttccatggcaaccgaCATATCCTCATCCCCAGTGTAGTTCAGACATGCagtatataaagtgtgtgtgtttgtttgtgtgttttaggacCCAGACGCTCCTCTCCGGCAGCAGCGCCCCCTGGCTGACCTGGACAGAGAGGACGACGCTCGACTGCTGAAAAACCTGTTCTCACTCATCAGAGCCGGGATGACCGAGGAGgtagagagacactgagacgaagagagagagagagaggggcaaaCCAAGGCGAAACACATTTGTTTGAGGAGTGCTGCAGttaaaagatgtgttttataTAATTTGGGTAaacttaagtgtgtgtgtgtgtgcaggctcaGAGGCTGTGTAAGCGCTGTGGTCAGGCTTGGAGAGCAGCAACTCTGGAAGGGTGGAAACTCTACCACGATCCAAACATGAACTCGGGCAGCCTCGAGCTGCAGCCTGTGGAGGGAAACCCTCAAAGAGGAATCTGGAAAGCCTGCTGCTGGAGAATGGCTGAAGAGGTAAAAGCactcccagaaaaaaaaactcaatccTGTTCCCCTCATGAAAACACTTATTTTCTTTAAGACTTACGATAacttgctttgttgttgtttgtttataggAGCAGTTAAACAGATATGAGAGAGCGATCTATGCCAGCCTGAGTGGAAACCTCAAACCGGTAATGAAAAGAGtttttggttcattttttttcatgtgaattTGTTGATGTGATCGTCGGGACACAATCGCACACctttgacaaacagtttgtgtgtgtttgtgtgtgtcagcttcTAGCCGTGTGTGAATCATGGGAGGACTGCGTGtgggcgcacttcagagtgatGGTGGACTCACTGGTGGAAAAAGATCTGATGTCGTCGGGTATGGCCCACCAGGAAGTGGAGACGCTGCCCCAAGTATACCTGGAGGCCAAGTACGACACCTTATAAACAGCATCAATTTGGAttgtatcattattattaatttacTGACGAGCCTGGATATACAATAAATCCCTGATGATATCCCTCTCTCCTCAGCTGGACCATGGAAAAGGTGTTTGAGGAACTCCAAGCCTCAGAGTTAAAGGTGAAACTCACACACTGTCTGAATGTGATTGGTGGATATTGAAGTCATGACGATGACGACAATAACACCagattctgtttctgtgtgtatgcagAGGGTGTTGGAGGAGACAAAAGAGCATTACCACGTCATCCAGAAGTTTGTCATCCTTGGAGACCTGGACAGTAAgacacctctctctcttatcttcACCTTTGACCCCTGATAATCCAAATTTCTTCATTTATATGATAATTAAAATTAAACCCTtgtttaaagatgatttttccATCCTTCCAAAAGACGACAATGCCGTAAACTTGtcccttctctttgtgtgtgtctctcaggtctAACGGAAGAGTTTGCTGATTGGCTGACGGCCTCTAAGCCCCTCCCTTCACACCTGCTGCGTTTCATGACTCACCTCTTGCTGTTTTTCCGCTCTCTGGGTTTGGCGCTGAAGGTAAAGTAGACAAAATGAGTTACATTTATTACACCAGGgtgaattaaaatgttaaacaaggGTGGTCCAAGGACAGAACCCTGGGGAACTCCTTTTGTAATTGGGGGGGAAGAAAGACGAAATATAACCTCTCTAATCGCTGGGACCAATCAGATCGATTACTCTGAAACTGTAGAAAGCCTTTATGATGCCTCTCCAAACACCTGAACCCTTTAACACCTACTAACGCATCAGGTTTTTAATAGTTAACCAAAGTTTTGAGCCGTGTCCTTCGAGCCAAATGTTTACAATcacctgtctttttttttttcactcaaaggaggaggtgtgtgtggatgtgctgAAGGCGTACGTCTCCCTTCTGATTCGGGATCAGCAGACCGAACTTGTGGCGAGCTACGTTAGCCAGCTACCTTCCGAGCTTGCCACCGCTCAGTACGCTGCCTTCCTGGAGACGGTGAACCAGCCCGAGCTCCGCCCCCGCTGCCTGCAGCTCGCTACCGATGCAGGTGAGAaggaaaaacactgaagactacaTCCGGCCTGTTCTgcaacaaacatatttactgAGAGGATGACgggtgtttgtttttactcGTGCAGGTCTGGATGTTGCTGCGATTACCAAGCTGGTGGTGGAGAcggtgagggagagagatgaaACTGAGTTTACTCATCACAGCCAGACTCTGGAGACGGCAACCACAAAGGTACAGAGTCGAAACAAAACGCTGTTTGGTAtcgttttttatctttaatataaaaaacctttgaaaacaATTACAGAAGATTTTCTAAGGTTTAGTATAAAAGCAGCGTTGTTTGATACTTTGTTGTATTAGTTAATAGAACTACCAGTATGTGACATTGTTGTGATTCTCTGCTCTGATAGGAGGACCTAAGGAAGATCGACGTTATCGATTGGCTGCTCTTTGACCCCGCCCATCGAGCCGAGGCCCTGAAACAGTCCAACGCCATCATGAGGAAGTTTCTTGGTACCcccctttttttgtgtcttactttattattttaaaagtttaggGTTTcttggggcgctgatggcctagcggttatgtcaaGCTCTCCATGTACgcaggctatagtcctcgtcgcagcggccgtgggttcgaatccaaccatggccctttgctgcatgtcaccccccctctctctcagct contains:
- the nup107 gene encoding nuclear pore complex protein Nup107; this encodes MDWGQSELPSPVVRDDEVTVAARRRRKKVAFPSPGSGSPVMSTVTPARSLLRNTPASLYRQAVTPRVPDVSAILAPGGRTPRYTHTPRTALSSMNLDDSDWTNSMYTSPVSGLENTSFFTDDIANLSSALLKEDDPGEAAAASLFPEFLSSFLKHSSSAVFELLEDYQNLCQDKVDVLQSVVLRAGQNSKTAGVRWLLQQENCSWRLITSLYRDRVQLAMEDDMMTDMVVPSESEKVVVEQLFQRDSVIRQSQLVVDWLESIAKDQIGDFSDNIEYYAKNVCWENTLHALKLRRKSGSAFTVPLVTELDPDAPLRQQRPLADLDREDDARLLKNLFSLIRAGMTEEAQRLCKRCGQAWRAATLEGWKLYHDPNMNSGSLELQPVEGNPQRGIWKACCWRMAEEEQLNRYERAIYASLSGNLKPLLAVCESWEDCVWAHFRVMVDSLVEKDLMSSGMAHQEVETLPQVYLEANWTMEKVFEELQASELKRVLEETKEHYHVIQKFVILGDLDSLTEEFADWLTASKPLPSHLLRFMTHLLLFFRSLGLALKEEVCVDVLKAYVSLLIRDQQTELVASYVSQLPSELATAQYAAFLETVNQPELRPRCLQLATDAGLDVAAITKLVVETVRERDETEFTHHSQTLETATTKEDLRKIDVIDWLLFDPAHRAEALKQSNAIMRKFLALQKHDASKAVFSKVPEDSMKEIYCQWSGVGQPTPPHAEDENAIREHLCIRAYLEAHEAFTDWFSHSSSAPQKPAPAPEAKFTERVANEMREKEYQASLSAWSCRRDVLTEDVKERIYNVLLFVDGGWMIDNRQDSEPDSERSHQMASLRSLCLPRLSFLLLSVLQNSSRHQEALRLADIISSDQHRLYQVFSKEELRRFLQKLRESSLALLDRGLDPLGYELQP